The DNA region TAAAAGTTGAAGAAAAGATCGCTGAAGCAGTAAAACTTATTGAATCTCTCAAACAAATATCCACAAAAGCAGTTGTGATGGAAGGGATTACGTTTGAATTAGCGAAAGCAACGCTAACGACGGAATCTAAAGTTGTGTTGGATAACATTGCCAGGATTTTGTTAAGCAATAATGAAATTAATATGCAAATCAATGGTTATACCGACAATACCGGGAATGCTGCATCAAATCGTAAAATGTCACTGAACCGTGCAAAAGAAGTGACTGCATATTTAGTCAGTCAAGGTGTTGATTCGAAAAGACTATTACCGCAGGGATTCGGTCCGACGAATCCTATTGCATCGAACAAAACAGAGGAAGGTCG from Vicinamibacterales bacterium includes:
- a CDS encoding OmpA family protein; protein product: MNTREIPDDLEFIRVASVNLTDLLRSGKNEITYSATLQRANRDTMFRKYSYAIITNQFNEENIVRTNDAKIFVRAGVMSQSLPLETTYVNIPRSSLKVEEKIAEAVKLIESLKQISTKAVVMEGITFELAKATLTTESKVVLDNIARILLSNNEINMQINGYTDNTGNAASNRKMSLNRAKEVTAYLVSQGVDSKRLLPQGFGPTNPIASNKTEEGRAKNRRVEFARVK